Proteins encoded within one genomic window of Triticum aestivum cultivar Chinese Spring chromosome 2D, IWGSC CS RefSeq v2.1, whole genome shotgun sequence:
- the LOC123050850 gene encoding disease resistance protein RGA4-like, with product MEIAAALVGAIATAAATTAASKLTTLIGNRHCEATVKEKAQFIKDEVRFINSLIKSMPKELGLSPLQTQCIVQLSRLACEIEDCVDLFHTGKTNTLTYDIDRLKTKSLEMRERIHTYLEIEKKMVPIGTDRLVEDHRRLLGTSHWGVERASQWAAAVPQELRDLLDDSNHRFWVDKNFNCLLYLCLFPPNQDVSTKPLMRRWVAEGLVDGANVAAENLRFFIDKSIIRSIHTSNNGEVETCQSTSQMHACISEKSKSQNFVLVCDGAARITELAEARRLSVHPPANGIPELNLPDDLPRLRTLAVFPADEANPDRYEAALDFFRYKVLRVLDLKKCAPLSEQRLKDIIIKHPQFLMKYLSINLGNINELPRSIMELNQLETLDLSGTASETVTVHKEVLLLPKLKHLLGKFQLNIMESNPLKSHSGLRDFLTNKSTLETLEGFVTGTRYGFQALMSLMKCLRIVKIWCKSDASQANLDILSSAIRKFIRRGTDEPHCGRSLSVDFEACLRGFMNEIDPVTAGILASLQLHGKLSQFPPFVAGLSVIEELCLCSTGLSWEVIQNGLIMVKGLKYLRLVEDNLVHFDMPPKADHLRSIERISIVSSRRLDITIPDEELPLLVSLQILCQALDVSPATANIQINHMNKLEKITLHHQLASGIRTKWEEGTSGHPNKPVLSFIKGP from the coding sequence ATGGAGATTGCCGCAGCGTTAGTCGGTGCCATAGCTACCGCTGCTGCTACCACCGCTGCGTCCAAGCTCACCACCCTGATAGGCAACCGACATTGTGAGGCGACGGTGAAGGAGAAAGCCCAATTCATCAAAGATGAAGTCCGGTTTATCAATAGTCTCATAAAGTCGATGCCCAAGGAGCTGGGGCTGTCGCCCTTACAGACTCAATGCATTGTACAACTGAGTCGCTTGGCATGTGAAATCGAAGACTGCGTAGATTTGTTCCACACCGGCAAGACCAATACTTTGACTTATGATATTGATCGACTCAAGACCAAATCACTTGAGATGAGAGAACGGATACACACATATTTGGAGATAGAAAAAAAGATGGTCCCCATTGGGACTGATAGACTTGTTGAAGACCACAGACGCTTGCTAGGGACTTCACACTGGGGCGTCGAAAGAGCTTCACAATGGGCTGCTGCTGTCCCCCAAGAGCTTCGGGATCTTCTTGATGACTCGAACCACCGTTTTTGGGTTGATAAGAATTTCAACTGCTTGCTATATTTGTGCTTGTTCCCTCCTAATCAAGATGTCAGTACTAAGCCCCTAATGAGGAGATGGGTGGCTGAAGGACTAGTGGATGGAGCCAATGTCGCTGCTGAGAATCTGCGCTTCTTCATCGACAAAAGTATCATCAGATCCATCCACACAAGCAACAATGGCGAGGTGGAGACATGTCAATCTACCAGCCAGATGCACGCGTGCATCTCTGAGAAGTCCAAGTCCCAGAATTTCGTCCTGGTGTGTGACGGCGCGGCCCGCATAACAGAGCTGGCCGAGGCCCGCAGGCTATCTGTGCATCCTCCCGCAAACGGCATTCCGGAGCTGAATTTGCCTGATGATTTACCTCGTCTACGGACCCTGGCGGTATTCCCTGCTGATGAGGCGAATCCCGACAGGTATGAAGCTGCTCTTGATTTTTTCAGGTATAAAGTGCTGCGGGTGTTGGATCTGAAAAAATGTGCTCCCTTGAGTGAGCAACGTCTCAAGGATATCATAATCAAGCACCCGCAGTTTCTGATGAAATATCTGAGCATCAATTTGGGCAACATTAACGAGCTTCCAAGGTCAATCATGGAACTGAATCAGTTAGAGACACTTGACCTGAGTGGAACTGCTAGCGAAACAGTGACGGTGCACAAAGAAGTCCTCCTGCTGCCCAAACTAAAGCATCTCCTTGGCAAGTTCCAGCTTAACATAATGGAGAGCAACCCATTGAAGTCTCACTCGGGTCTAAGGGACTTCCTGACAAACAAGAGTACACTGGAGACGCTGGAAGGATTTGTGACCGGTACGAGATATGGATTTCAAGCTCTGATGAGTCTGATGAAGTGTTTGAGGATAGTGAAGATATGGTGCAAATCCGACGCAAGTCAAGCAAACCTGGATATTCTTTCAAGCGCCATTAGGAAGTTCATTCGTCGTGGGACCGatgagcctcattgcggtcggtccTTATCGGTCGACTTCGAAGCATGCTTGAGAGGATTCATGAATGAAATAGACCCAGTGACGGCCGGCATACTTGCCTCGCTCCAGCTACACGGCAAACTAAGCCAATTCCCTCCGTTTGTTGCAGGACTTAGTGTTATTGAGGAGTTGTGCCTCTGTTCCACTGGTCTGAGCTGGGAGGTTATTCAAAATGGGTTGATCATGGTGAAGGGGCTGAAATATCTCAGGCTTGTTGAAGATAACCTTGTGCACTTCGACATGCCGCCTAAAGCTGACCACCTCAGGAGCATTGAGCGGATATCCATTGTGTCCTCGCGAAGGCTAGACATAACAATCCCAGATGAGGAGCTGCCACTTCTTGTGTCACTTCAAATCCTCTGTCAAGCTCTGGATGTTAGTCCTGCAACTGCCAACATCCAAATCAACCACATGAACAAGCTGGAGAAAATCACGCTCCATCATCAGCTCGCGAGTGGAATAAGAACTAAATGGGAAGAAGGAACAAGTGGCCATCCCAATAAGCCCGTCCTATCATTCATTAAAGGCCCCTGA